From Microbacterium pseudoresistens, the proteins below share one genomic window:
- a CDS encoding DUF2277 domain-containing protein → MCRNIVPLNNLEPAATDEECHDAAVQFVRKISGATKPSRANQEVFDRAVAEIEQATRRLLDGLVTSAPPKNREQEATKRRARSAERYEAIRVFQEQKRASRAAGR, encoded by the coding sequence ATGTGCCGCAACATCGTCCCCCTGAACAATCTCGAGCCCGCCGCGACGGATGAGGAGTGCCACGACGCCGCTGTGCAGTTCGTGCGCAAGATCTCCGGGGCGACGAAGCCGTCGAGGGCCAATCAGGAGGTCTTCGACCGGGCCGTCGCCGAGATCGAGCAAGCCACCCGTCGCCTTCTCGACGGACTCGTCACCTCCGCGCCGCCGAAGAACCGCGAGCAGGAGGCGACCAAGCGCCGAGCGCGCTCCGCGGAACGGTATGAGGCGATCCGGGTCTTCCAGGAGCAGAAGCGCGCCTCCCGCGCAGCAGGCCGCTGA
- the guaB gene encoding IMP dehydrogenase, which yields MDQHDPFGFVGLTYDDVLLLPGHTDVIPSEADTSSRVTRRISVATPLLSSAMDTVTEARMAIAMAREGGIGILHRNLSIADQAAQVDRVKRSESGMITDPITTTPEATVEEVDGLCATYRISGLPVVDADGRLVGIVTNRDMRFVSGFERQTTLVRDVMTKEGLITAPVGVAAGEVIALFAKHRVEKLPLIDEDGKLAGLITIKDFDKSEKYPLATKDDQGRLRVGAAIGFFGDAWERAEALRDAGVDVLVVDTANGQSQGVIDLVQRLKADESFAHIDVIGGNVATREGAQALVDAGVDAVKVGVGPGSICTTRVVAGVGVPQVTAVYEASLAARPAGIPVIADGGLQYSGDIAKALVAGADAVMLGSLLAGTDESPGEIVFQSGKQFKQYRGMGSLGAMQTRGKQTSYSKDRYFQADVPSDDKLIPEGIEGQVPYRGPVSAVAYQLVGGLRQSMFYVGARTIPELKERGKFVRITSAGLKESHPHDVQIVVEAPNYKR from the coding sequence ATGGACCAGCACGACCCGTTCGGATTCGTCGGCCTCACCTACGACGACGTGCTGCTCCTGCCCGGTCACACCGACGTCATCCCCAGCGAAGCCGACACCTCCTCGCGGGTGACGCGACGCATCTCGGTCGCCACTCCGCTGCTCTCCAGCGCCATGGACACCGTCACCGAGGCGCGCATGGCCATCGCCATGGCGCGCGAGGGCGGCATCGGCATCCTGCACCGCAACCTGTCGATCGCCGATCAGGCCGCGCAGGTCGACCGGGTCAAGCGCAGCGAGTCTGGCATGATCACCGATCCGATCACGACCACCCCCGAGGCGACCGTCGAAGAAGTCGACGGGCTGTGCGCGACGTACCGCATCTCGGGCCTTCCCGTGGTGGATGCCGATGGGCGCCTCGTGGGCATCGTCACCAACCGCGACATGCGCTTCGTCTCGGGCTTCGAGCGCCAGACCACCCTCGTCAGGGATGTCATGACCAAGGAGGGACTGATCACCGCCCCCGTGGGTGTGGCCGCCGGCGAGGTCATCGCGCTGTTCGCCAAGCACCGCGTGGAGAAGCTGCCGCTGATCGACGAGGACGGCAAGCTGGCGGGCCTCATCACCATCAAGGACTTCGACAAGAGCGAGAAGTATCCGCTCGCCACCAAGGACGACCAGGGGCGCCTCCGCGTCGGCGCCGCGATCGGCTTCTTCGGCGACGCGTGGGAGCGCGCCGAAGCGCTGCGCGACGCGGGCGTCGACGTGCTCGTCGTCGACACCGCCAACGGCCAGTCGCAGGGCGTGATCGATCTCGTGCAGCGGCTCAAAGCCGACGAGTCGTTCGCGCACATCGACGTCATCGGCGGCAACGTCGCCACTCGCGAGGGCGCGCAGGCGCTCGTGGATGCGGGCGTCGACGCCGTGAAGGTGGGCGTCGGCCCCGGCTCGATCTGCACCACCCGCGTGGTCGCCGGCGTGGGCGTGCCCCAGGTGACCGCCGTGTACGAGGCGTCGCTGGCGGCTCGGCCCGCCGGCATCCCCGTGATCGCCGACGGCGGACTGCAGTACTCCGGTGACATCGCCAAGGCGCTCGTCGCCGGCGCGGATGCCGTGATGCTCGGATCGCTCCTGGCCGGCACCGACGAGTCGCCGGGCGAGATCGTCTTCCAGAGCGGCAAGCAGTTCAAGCAGTACCGCGGCATGGGTTCGCTCGGCGCCATGCAGACGCGCGGCAAGCAGACCTCGTACTCCAAGGACCGCTACTTCCAGGCAGACGTGCCCAGCGACGACAAGCTCATCCCCGAGGGCATCGAGGGACAGGTGCCCTACCGCGGGCCGGTGTCGGCTGTGGCGTACCAGCTCGTGGGCGGGCTGCGCCAGTCGATGTTCTACGTCGGCGCCCGCACCATCCCCGAGCTCAAGGAGCGGGGCAAGTTCGTGCGCATCACCTCGGCCGGGCTCAAGGAATCGCACCCGCACGACGTGCAGATCGTGGTCGAGGCGCCCAACTACAAGCGCTGA
- a CDS encoding GlsB/YeaQ/YmgE family stress response membrane protein, producing the protein MGFIAFLILGLIAGAIAKLILPGKHGGGWIMTLILGVVGAMLGGWLGGLLFGAKIDGFFDLTSWLLAIGGSIIVLLIYGLIVGRGNKVES; encoded by the coding sequence ATGGGATTCATCGCATTCCTCATCCTCGGACTCATCGCGGGCGCCATCGCCAAGCTGATCCTGCCCGGCAAGCATGGCGGCGGCTGGATTATGACGCTCATCCTCGGCGTCGTCGGCGCGATGCTGGGCGGCTGGCTGGGAGGCTTGCTGTTCGGCGCGAAGATCGACGGATTCTTCGACCTCACGAGCTGGTTGCTCGCGATCGGTGGCTCCATCATCGTTCTGCTGATCTACGGCCTCATCGTGGGCCGGGGCAACAAGGTCGAGAGCTGA
- a CDS encoding glyoxalase encodes MNTTIDAITLETTDLAAAKAFYDAVFGLRDRIRLRETAEPSEGFRGYTLSLIVAQPADALLLFDDATAAGAVVRKPPTKSLWGFGGALEAPDGALWNIATSSKKDTAPASRAIESVVLLLGSADVRRSRAFYTERGFAVRKSFGSYVDFDTPAGTIGLGLYKRAALAKSVDVSAEGSGSHRIVIHGGADAVDPDGFVWEA; translated from the coding sequence ATGAACACCACCATCGACGCCATCACCCTCGAGACCACCGACCTCGCCGCCGCGAAGGCCTTCTACGACGCGGTCTTCGGACTCAGAGACCGCATCCGCCTGCGCGAGACCGCCGAACCCTCCGAGGGGTTCCGCGGGTACACCCTCTCTCTCATCGTTGCGCAGCCCGCCGACGCCCTGCTCCTCTTCGACGACGCGACCGCCGCCGGAGCGGTCGTGCGCAAGCCGCCGACGAAGTCGCTATGGGGCTTCGGCGGCGCACTGGAGGCGCCGGACGGCGCCCTGTGGAACATCGCCACCTCCTCGAAGAAGGACACCGCCCCCGCATCGCGCGCGATCGAGAGCGTCGTGCTGCTGCTGGGATCGGCGGATGTGCGCCGCAGTCGCGCCTTCTACACCGAGCGCGGCTTCGCCGTGCGCAAGAGCTTCGGCAGCTACGTCGACTTCGACACCCCCGCGGGCACGATCGGTCTCGGGCTGTACAAGCGCGCGGCCCTGGCGAAGTCGGTCGACGTCTCCGCGGAGGGCAGCGGCTCGCATCGGATCGTGATCCACGGCGGCGCGGATGCCGTCGACCCCGACGGCTTCGTCTGGGAAGCCTGA
- a CDS encoding branched-chain amino acid ABC transporter permease, which produces MDFGSIFGNTASYLFSPTTIAYALAATGLAMHFGYAGLLNFGMAAFMAVGGYGYAISILTFGLPWWLGVIVGAACGALFALLLGIPTLRLRADYLAIATIAAAEVVRLLFTTELFKKWTNGSGGLSGYHTGFRDANPFPPGTYGFGPWTYNANDLWVRVFGLIVLAVSVLLVWALVRSPWGRVLKGIREDEDAVRSLGKNVFAYKMQSLVIGGVIGALGGVVFVLPSAVIPGSYTTSLTFFLWTILLLGGAATVFGPVLGAVLFWMVFAFLGGLLPQMADSGILPITAEQGDIVRYILIGVVLMLIVVFRPQGILGNKREMTFVN; this is translated from the coding sequence ATGGATTTCGGCAGCATCTTCGGCAACACCGCCTCCTACCTGTTCAGCCCCACCACGATCGCCTACGCGCTGGCGGCCACGGGGCTCGCGATGCACTTCGGCTACGCCGGACTGCTCAACTTCGGCATGGCCGCGTTCATGGCGGTCGGCGGATACGGGTACGCCATCTCGATCCTCACGTTCGGCCTGCCCTGGTGGCTGGGCGTGATCGTGGGCGCGGCCTGCGGTGCGCTGTTCGCGCTGCTGCTGGGCATCCCCACCCTGCGTCTGCGCGCCGACTATCTGGCGATCGCCACCATCGCCGCTGCGGAGGTCGTGCGCCTGCTGTTCACGACCGAGCTGTTCAAGAAGTGGACGAACGGCTCCGGCGGCCTCTCCGGCTACCACACGGGTTTCCGCGATGCGAACCCGTTCCCTCCCGGGACGTACGGCTTCGGGCCGTGGACGTACAACGCGAACGACCTGTGGGTGCGCGTGTTCGGGCTCATCGTGCTCGCCGTGTCGGTTCTGCTCGTGTGGGCCCTCGTGCGCAGCCCCTGGGGCCGGGTGCTCAAGGGCATCCGCGAGGATGAGGATGCCGTGCGCTCGCTGGGCAAGAACGTGTTCGCCTACAAGATGCAGTCGCTCGTGATCGGCGGTGTCATCGGCGCGCTGGGCGGTGTCGTCTTCGTGCTGCCCTCCGCGGTGATCCCCGGCAGCTACACGACGTCGCTGACGTTCTTCCTGTGGACGATCCTGCTCCTCGGCGGTGCGGCGACCGTGTTCGGGCCCGTACTGGGCGCCGTTCTGTTCTGGATGGTGTTCGCCTTCCTCGGGGGCCTCCTCCCCCAGATGGCCGACTCGGGCATCCTGCCGATCACGGCCGAGCAGGGCGATATCGTCCGCTACATCCTCATCGGCGTCGTGCTCATGCTGATCGTGGTGTTCCGCCCGCAGGGCATCCTCGGCAACAAGAGGGAGATGACCTTTGTCAACTGA
- a CDS encoding ABC transporter permease subunit: MAARRSAPWLIALLGLLLAAVMVLFSAPGAHAADAPDTPGGDQEQTDFYFAGVITFEGEPVPDVTMSVDGGGFDAKTKTDAEGKWRLYVPEKDTYTLKVDEDTLPDGVIVDASQLPEGLQPVSGTTASFEAEFGLTGTKIVNLFLGAGERQTASFVDQLLSRTVGGLNFGLLLGLASMGAALIYGTTRLSNFAHGEMVTWGPVVVVVVTSMLHLPLWAGIIAAVLAGILLGWASDAVIWRPLRRRGLGVVQLMIVSIGLSLALRYALQFIIGGSTRQLPGSSPEPMRLGPVSLSYIDLIGMSVSLVVILGMAFFLTRTRVGKATRAISDNPQLAAASGIDVDKVVRIVWILAGLLAAISGILWAYFRPGVKWDMGMQMLLLMFCAITLGGLGSAIGALIGSIIVGLAVEVPTLFGVPSDLKYASALVALILVLLLRPQGLLGRKERIG, from the coding sequence ATGGCCGCGCGACGATCCGCCCCGTGGCTGATCGCGTTGCTCGGTCTTCTCCTCGCCGCCGTGATGGTGCTGTTCTCGGCACCCGGCGCGCACGCCGCCGATGCCCCGGACACCCCGGGCGGCGACCAGGAGCAGACCGATTTCTACTTCGCCGGAGTCATCACCTTCGAGGGCGAACCGGTGCCCGATGTGACCATGTCGGTCGACGGCGGCGGCTTCGACGCGAAGACGAAGACCGACGCCGAGGGCAAGTGGCGCCTGTACGTGCCCGAGAAGGACACGTACACGCTCAAGGTCGACGAAGACACCCTTCCCGACGGCGTCATCGTCGACGCCTCGCAGCTTCCCGAGGGCCTGCAGCCGGTGTCGGGCACGACGGCGTCGTTCGAGGCGGAGTTCGGCCTCACCGGAACGAAGATCGTCAACCTGTTCCTCGGCGCCGGCGAGCGGCAGACGGCGTCGTTCGTCGACCAGCTGCTCTCGCGCACGGTCGGGGGGTTGAACTTCGGCCTCCTGCTGGGGCTGGCCTCGATGGGCGCGGCGCTGATCTACGGCACCACACGGCTGTCGAACTTCGCACACGGCGAGATGGTCACATGGGGGCCGGTCGTCGTGGTCGTGGTCACCTCGATGCTGCACCTGCCGCTGTGGGCGGGCATCATCGCCGCGGTGCTGGCCGGCATCCTGCTGGGATGGGCCTCGGATGCCGTGATCTGGCGCCCGCTGCGCCGGCGCGGCCTGGGCGTGGTGCAGCTCATGATCGTGAGCATCGGGCTCTCGCTCGCCCTGCGCTATGCGCTGCAGTTCATCATCGGCGGCAGCACCCGGCAGCTGCCGGGATCGAGCCCCGAGCCGATGCGCCTGGGCCCGGTCAGCCTGTCGTACATCGATCTGATCGGCATGTCGGTGAGCCTCGTCGTCATCCTCGGCATGGCGTTCTTCCTCACCCGCACGAGGGTCGGCAAGGCGACCAGGGCCATCTCCGACAACCCGCAGCTCGCCGCCGCCTCGGGCATCGACGTCGACAAGGTGGTGCGGATCGTCTGGATCCTCGCGGGTCTGCTCGCGGCGATCTCGGGCATCCTCTGGGCGTACTTCCGCCCCGGAGTCAAGTGGGACATGGGTATGCAGATGCTGCTGCTGATGTTCTGCGCGATCACGCTGGGCGGTCTCGGATCGGCCATCGGCGCGCTCATCGGATCGATCATCGTCGGGCTCGCCGTCGAAGTGCCGACACTGTTCGGCGTCCCTTCCGACCTGAAGTACGCCAGCGCTCTCGTCGCCCTGATCCTGGTCCTGCTGCTGCGGCCGCAGGGGCTTCTCGGGCGCAAGGAAAGGATAGGCTGA
- a CDS encoding GuaB3 family IMP dehydrogenase-related protein, with product MDIEIGRGKRARRAYTFDDIAVVPSRRTRNPEDVSTAWTIDAFSFDIPVLGAPMDSVMSPATAIALGKLGGLGVLDLEGLWTRYEAPEPLLEEIAGLEPSEATVRMQQLYAEPIKPELITRRLAEVREAGVTVAGSLTPQRTQELYETVVAAGVDLFVIRGTTVSAEHVSSVTAPLNLKKFIYDLDVPVIVGGASTYTAALHLMRTGAAGVLVGFGGGAASTTRVTLGIHAPMATAVSDVAAARRDYLDESGGRYVHVIADGGVGTSGDIVKALAMGADAVMLGVALARSTDAPGRGFHWGPEAHHAELPRGRRVAVGGVAPLEEVLFGPAPVADGTANLIGALRKSMATTGYSDLKEFQRVEVVLAPYERF from the coding sequence ATGGATATCGAGATCGGCCGCGGCAAGCGCGCACGGCGCGCGTACACGTTCGACGACATCGCGGTGGTGCCCTCGCGGCGCACGCGCAACCCGGAGGACGTGTCGACCGCGTGGACGATCGACGCGTTCTCGTTCGACATCCCCGTACTCGGCGCCCCGATGGACTCGGTCATGAGTCCGGCCACGGCCATCGCGCTCGGAAAGCTGGGCGGACTCGGGGTGCTCGACCTCGAGGGCCTGTGGACCCGGTACGAGGCTCCCGAGCCGTTGCTCGAGGAGATCGCGGGCCTTGAGCCCTCCGAGGCGACCGTGCGGATGCAGCAGCTGTACGCCGAGCCGATCAAGCCCGAGCTCATCACCCGGCGCCTCGCCGAGGTCCGCGAAGCCGGCGTGACCGTCGCCGGGTCTCTCACCCCGCAGCGCACCCAGGAGCTGTACGAGACGGTCGTCGCCGCCGGTGTCGACCTGTTCGTCATCCGCGGCACGACCGTGTCGGCCGAGCACGTCTCCAGCGTCACCGCCCCGCTGAACCTCAAGAAGTTCATCTACGACCTCGACGTTCCCGTGATCGTCGGCGGCGCGAGCACCTACACGGCCGCCCTGCACCTCATGCGCACCGGCGCCGCCGGCGTGCTCGTCGGCTTCGGCGGGGGAGCGGCCTCGACGACGCGGGTCACCCTCGGCATCCACGCGCCCATGGCCACGGCCGTCTCCGACGTCGCCGCTGCGCGCCGCGACTACCTCGACGAGTCGGGCGGGCGGTACGTGCACGTCATCGCCGACGGCGGTGTGGGCACCTCGGGAGACATCGTCAAGGCACTCGCGATGGGCGCTGACGCCGTCATGCTCGGCGTCGCCCTCGCCCGCTCGACGGACGCGCCGGGCCGCGGATTCCACTGGGGTCCCGAGGCGCACCACGCCGAACTGCCGCGCGGACGCCGCGTGGCCGTCGGCGGCGTCGCACCGCTCGAAGAAGTGCTGTTCGGCCCGGCCCCGGTCGCCGACGGCACCGCCAACCTCATCGGAGCGCTCCGCAAGTCGATGGCGACCACGGGCTACTCCGACCTCAAGGAGTTCCAGCGCGTCGAAGTCGTGCTCGCCCCGTACGAGCGGTTCTGA
- a CDS encoding ABC transporter ATP-binding protein yields MSTENQASTENQPIATGPAAPGVAKTDPILVADGVRRRFGGLVAVDVDHLEIPRGAITALIGPNGAGKTTLFNLLCGFDRPNSGTWTFDGTALSGVPSFKVSRMGQVRTFQLTKALSLLTVLENMKLGAQSQRGEKFWSSLFPFLWRGQEAEIEQKARELLARFKLDAKEKDFAASLSGGQRKLLEMARALMSDPTLVMLDEPMAGVNPALTQSLLDHILGLKELGMTVLFVEHDMHMVRHIADWVVVMAEGRVVAEGPPAQVMSDPAVVDAYLGAHQDVDLGAVTGRLEVVSEEDRRDREEIEAEAEAEIEEGFDAAEEERS; encoded by the coding sequence TTGTCAACTGAGAACCAGGCGTCAACGGAGAACCAGCCGATCGCCACGGGCCCCGCCGCACCGGGGGTGGCGAAGACCGACCCGATCCTCGTGGCCGACGGAGTGCGCCGCCGCTTCGGCGGTCTCGTCGCCGTCGACGTCGATCACCTCGAGATCCCGCGCGGAGCCATCACGGCGCTGATCGGGCCGAACGGCGCCGGCAAGACGACCCTGTTCAACCTGCTGTGCGGATTCGACCGCCCCAACTCCGGCACCTGGACGTTCGACGGCACCGCGCTGTCAGGCGTGCCCTCGTTCAAGGTGTCGCGCATGGGGCAGGTGCGCACGTTCCAGCTCACCAAGGCGCTGTCACTGCTGACGGTGCTGGAGAACATGAAGCTGGGCGCCCAGTCGCAGCGCGGCGAGAAGTTCTGGTCAAGCTTGTTCCCGTTCCTGTGGCGCGGCCAGGAGGCCGAGATCGAGCAGAAGGCGCGCGAGCTGCTCGCCCGGTTCAAGCTCGACGCCAAGGAGAAGGACTTCGCCGCCTCGCTCTCGGGCGGGCAGCGCAAGCTGCTCGAGATGGCGCGGGCCCTGATGAGCGATCCGACGCTGGTGATGCTCGACGAGCCGATGGCCGGCGTGAACCCGGCATTGACGCAGTCGCTGCTGGATCACATCCTGGGGCTCAAGGAACTCGGGATGACGGTGCTGTTCGTCGAGCACGACATGCACATGGTGCGTCACATCGCCGACTGGGTCGTCGTCATGGCGGAGGGCCGCGTGGTCGCCGAGGGTCCGCCCGCACAGGTGATGTCGGATCCCGCCGTCGTCGACGCCTACCTCGGCGCGCATCAGGATGTCGACCTGGGCGCCGTCACCGGACGCCTCGAGGTCGTGTCCGAGGAGGACCGCCGGGATCGCGAGGAGATCGAGGCCGAGGCGGAGGCCGAGATCGAGGAAGGGTTCGACGCGGCCGAGGAGGAGCGCTCATGA
- a CDS encoding DUF3817 domain-containing protein has product MPEPKPSSFPKIRGALKFYQVASIITGVMLLLLVTEMILKYTPIRLELFAGGSGGPLWFAPVVDGAEGLVSTGDGLNISLLILIAHGWFYVVYLFACFRVWSLMRWPFLRFIMLALGGVIPLLSFFMEAIVAREVKAYLARREQELAAEPAAASSSAPATEGTR; this is encoded by the coding sequence ATGCCCGAACCCAAGCCCTCCTCCTTCCCGAAGATCCGCGGAGCGCTGAAGTTCTACCAGGTCGCCTCGATCATCACGGGCGTCATGCTGCTGCTGCTCGTGACCGAGATGATCCTCAAGTACACGCCCATCCGGCTCGAGCTCTTCGCCGGCGGATCCGGCGGGCCGCTGTGGTTCGCCCCCGTCGTCGACGGCGCCGAAGGCCTCGTCTCCACCGGTGACGGACTGAACATCTCGCTGCTCATCCTCATCGCGCACGGCTGGTTCTACGTCGTCTACCTGTTCGCCTGCTTCCGGGTGTGGAGCCTCATGCGGTGGCCGTTCCTGCGGTTCATCATGCTCGCCCTGGGCGGTGTGATCCCGCTGCTGTCCTTCTTCATGGAGGCGATCGTCGCGCGCGAGGTCAAGGCCTACCTCGCCCGTCGCGAACAGGAGCTCGCCGCCGAGCCGGCCGCCGCATCCTCATCCGCCCCCGCCACGGAAGGCACCCGTTGA
- a CDS encoding SURF1 family cytochrome oxidase biogenesis protein, protein MTAPATPAPFPPTLREVLLRPRWLGLLGLCLVVAGVFAWLGQWQLGRAVDTDPPEPGATERVVPLEDVLPPGTYLDARSEGQKVAVHGHWVPGDFLVVASRFNDGAEGYWVTGQLRIADAETPTSLAVAIGWVADEKAAASAVDALEKHADGSDVELTGRLITDEGVAPPPRTDPQRLGRMSPAALLSRWHDVEGLSVYRPFLTAAEPLGGTVAISSPAPDEGTSVNWLNIFYAAEWAVFAGFAFYLWYRLGKDAWEREVEEFEEAGRG, encoded by the coding sequence GTGACCGCCCCCGCGACCCCGGCGCCATTCCCGCCGACGCTGCGCGAGGTGCTGCTGCGCCCGCGCTGGCTCGGCCTCCTCGGGCTGTGCCTCGTCGTCGCCGGCGTGTTCGCGTGGCTCGGCCAATGGCAGCTGGGCCGCGCCGTCGACACCGATCCGCCCGAGCCCGGCGCCACCGAGAGAGTCGTGCCGCTGGAGGATGTGCTGCCGCCGGGCACGTACCTCGATGCGCGATCAGAGGGCCAGAAGGTCGCCGTGCACGGCCACTGGGTGCCCGGCGATTTTCTCGTCGTCGCCTCGCGGTTCAACGACGGCGCCGAGGGGTACTGGGTGACCGGGCAGCTGCGGATCGCAGATGCCGAGACGCCCACCTCCCTCGCCGTCGCGATCGGGTGGGTCGCCGATGAGAAGGCCGCTGCTTCCGCCGTAGATGCGCTCGAGAAGCACGCCGACGGATCGGACGTCGAACTCACTGGCCGCCTCATCACCGACGAAGGGGTCGCCCCGCCGCCGCGCACCGATCCGCAGCGCCTGGGGCGCATGTCTCCCGCCGCCCTGCTCTCGCGCTGGCACGACGTCGAAGGGCTGTCTGTCTACCGGCCGTTCCTCACGGCCGCCGAGCCGCTCGGCGGCACCGTCGCCATCTCGTCTCCCGCGCCCGACGAGGGCACGTCGGTGAACTGGCTCAACATCTTCTACGCCGCCGAATGGGCCGTCTTCGCCGGTTTCGCCTTCTACCTCTGGTACCGCCTCGGCAAGGATGCGTGGGAGCGCGAAGTCGAGGAGTTCGAGGAGGCCGGCCGCGGCTGA
- the guaA gene encoding glutamine-hydrolyzing GMP synthase: protein MTGQNTPDQNAPVEGNDTAQRPALVVDFGAQYAQLIARRVREAGVYSEIVPHTASAEEIAARNPVALILSGGPSSVYEDGAPQLDPAVFELGVPTLGICYGFQVMAQTLGGEVANTGLREYGATDATLAGDGGTLLGGQPADQNVWMSHGDQVARAPEGFEVLASTRATGVAAFADDERRFYGVQWHPEVKHSDHGQQVIENFLHKGAGLPADWNSDNVIAEQVERIRAQVGDARVISALSGGVDSAVSTALVHKAIGDQLTAVFVDHGLLRKGEREQVEQDYVASTGVHLITVDAVDTFLGHLQGVTDPEEKRKIIGREFIRAFEKVQRELVAEAKSDGEKVRFLVQGTLYPDVVESGGGTGTANIKSHHNVGGLPDDLDFELIEPLRTLFKDEVRAIGRELGIPEAIVGRQPFPGPGLGIRIIGEVTRDRLEVLREADAIAREELTRAGLDGEIWQCPVVLLADVRSVGVQGDGRTYGHPIVLRPVSSEDAMTADWTRLPYDVLSKISNRITNEVREVNRVVLDVTSKPPGTIEWE from the coding sequence TTGACCGGTCAGAACACCCCCGACCAGAACGCCCCCGTCGAGGGCAACGACACCGCGCAGCGCCCCGCGCTCGTCGTCGACTTCGGCGCCCAGTACGCCCAGCTCATCGCCCGCCGCGTGCGCGAGGCCGGTGTGTACAGCGAGATCGTGCCGCACACCGCGAGCGCCGAAGAGATCGCGGCGCGCAATCCGGTGGCGCTCATCCTCTCCGGCGGGCCGTCGTCGGTGTACGAGGACGGCGCGCCGCAGCTGGATCCGGCCGTCTTCGAGCTCGGCGTGCCGACGCTGGGCATCTGCTACGGCTTCCAGGTGATGGCCCAGACCCTCGGCGGCGAGGTCGCCAACACGGGCCTGCGCGAGTACGGCGCGACGGATGCGACCCTCGCCGGTGACGGCGGCACGCTGCTGGGCGGTCAGCCCGCAGATCAGAACGTGTGGATGAGCCACGGCGACCAGGTCGCCCGGGCCCCCGAAGGGTTCGAGGTGCTCGCCTCGACTCGCGCGACAGGCGTGGCCGCCTTCGCCGACGACGAGCGCCGCTTCTACGGCGTGCAGTGGCATCCCGAGGTCAAGCACTCCGATCACGGCCAGCAGGTGATCGAGAACTTCCTGCACAAGGGCGCGGGGCTTCCGGCCGACTGGAACAGCGACAACGTCATCGCCGAACAGGTCGAGCGCATCCGTGCACAGGTCGGCGATGCGCGCGTCATCTCCGCGCTGTCGGGCGGCGTCGACTCGGCGGTCTCCACCGCCCTCGTGCACAAGGCGATCGGTGACCAGCTGACGGCCGTGTTCGTCGACCACGGGCTGCTGCGCAAGGGCGAGCGCGAGCAGGTGGAGCAGGACTATGTCGCCTCCACCGGCGTGCACCTCATCACGGTCGACGCCGTCGACACCTTCCTCGGGCACCTGCAGGGAGTGACCGACCCCGAGGAGAAGCGCAAGATCATCGGCCGGGAGTTCATCCGCGCCTTCGAGAAGGTGCAGCGCGAGCTCGTCGCCGAGGCGAAGTCCGACGGCGAGAAGGTGCGCTTCCTCGTGCAGGGCACGCTCTACCCCGACGTCGTCGAATCCGGCGGCGGCACGGGCACCGCCAACATCAAGTCCCACCACAACGTGGGCGGGCTGCCCGACGACCTCGACTTCGAGCTCATCGAGCCGCTGCGCACCCTCTTCAAAGACGAGGTGCGCGCGATCGGACGCGAGCTCGGCATCCCCGAGGCGATCGTCGGACGTCAGCCGTTCCCCGGCCCTGGCCTCGGCATCCGCATCATCGGCGAGGTCACCCGCGACCGCCTGGAGGTGCTGCGCGAGGCCGACGCGATCGCCCGCGAAGAGCTGACCAGGGCGGGCCTGGATGGCGAGATCTGGCAGTGCCCGGTCGTGCTGCTCGCGGATGTGCGCTCGGTGGGCGTGCAGGGCGACGGCCGCACCTATGGGCATCCGATCGTGCTGCGCCCGGTCTCCAGCGAGGATGCGATGACGGCCGACTGGACGCGCCTGCCGTACGACGTGCTCTCGAAGATCTCCAACCGCATCACCAACGAGGTGCGCGAGGTCAACCGGGTGGTGCTCGATGTCACATCCAAGCCCCCGGGGACCATCGAGTGGGAGTGA
- a CDS encoding AbrB/MazE/SpoVT family DNA-binding domain-containing protein, translating into MGDRGRLVVPAELRVRLDWTQGTTLLFIEMGDGVIVATRDQAKALMRRQLGGADLVSELLAERRDAARVDDAA; encoded by the coding sequence ATGGGAGATCGAGGGCGTCTCGTCGTGCCCGCGGAGCTGCGCGTGCGGTTGGACTGGACCCAGGGAACGACCCTGTTGTTCATCGAGATGGGCGATGGCGTGATCGTGGCGACGCGCGACCAGGCGAAGGCGCTGATGCGGCGGCAGCTGGGCGGGGCGGACCTCGTGAGCGAGCTGCTCGCCGAGCGCCGAGACGCCGCGCGCGTCGACGACGCCGCATGA